ACTTGCATATTAAGGGCATAAAATGATGCCTGCATCAGATTCATAGATTCCAATCCACGTGtcttaagcttttttttttctaaaacatcaTCACCCCTGTCCTTGGGGACTGCTGCCTTGCTTTCCCCCGGAAGCCCTGGCCACCAAGGGCCAGCTATGgttctgctcctccctgcatCTCCTGCGCAGGGAAGGGATCTCTCTTTTTGGAGTGACCCCCTGCTCAGGTCCATGGGACTACAGCTACTTGAGGGGCAGATGTGTCCTAGCACACAGAGCATCCAAATGTGACATATCTGCCCACACACCTGCCTGACACACAGAGGCGCATCCTCCAGTCTCCCCTGAACAACCCTCCCGCCATGACTTGCAAACTACCTTCACTGCTGTCACCTGGGGTGGAATAAACACACATGGGCAACTCATTCCCAGCAAACCTCTCCCCCTGCTCCAACCCCAACCTGGTCACCTCACCGTTGGGTCTTGGCAGCCATGGACTGCGCGATGGCGTTGCTCTCCATGAGCAGGTCCAGGGCCTTGGACGCACAGCCCACCACGGCAGGAGGCAGGCTGTTGGAGAAGAGGTACGGACGGGAGCGTTGGCGGAGCAAATCAATGAGGGGCTTGGGGCCAGTTGTGTACCCGCCTGCAGatggaggaaagagaaatggaTAAGGCACCGTAGGATGACCTGTTTAGAGGCCACTCCCCCGCTCAATAAAGCCAACCGGTCACAGCAGAAATTTCAGTACAAACCAAGCCTCAAAAATCACAGTTGATGCGCTTTACCAAGAGTTTCTAGCTTGACCCCAAAGGCAAATGCATGAGCAAGATAATAGTCGAAGCATCACATGGCAGGACCTTCCTTGACCCTGCAGCAGAGTCTCAGACTGAGCCTCCTGCCACCACCAGGAAAGGATAACATGCATTTGTTGCTCTGTCATtaggcagaggaaggaaacatcAAAGCAATGCTGTGAAGCTACTCAGGGCATGGAGAGCCCTGGACAGGAAAATGCCTTCACCTGCAGCTCCCCCAAGAGCTTTTCCCAGGGTGGAGTTGATGATGGTGACTTTGTCCATCACTCCCAGGAGCTCATCAGTAcccctgttaaaaaaaaaaaaaaaaagaaaaaaaaggaatctcaCATTATCAGCTGTGTCAGCACACACCACTCTACAGGTCtacacctgaaaggaggttgtagcgaggtgggtgctgttctcttctcccaagtaagaagcgataggatgagacaaaatgtcctcaagttgtaccaggggaggtttagattggatatgaagaaaagtttctttattggcagggtggtgaagcattggaacaggctgcccagggatgtggtggaatcgccatccctggaggtgttcaaaaaacatatAGACTTGGaactttgtgacatggtttagccCGCACGGTGGTGCCAGGCGGaaggttggactgaatgatctcagagctcttttccaaacttaacgattctatggttctacctGATGCCTCAAGAGAAACAGAGCACCACCAGCCAGCTCTTTGGTGTCTCCCTTCTGGTAAAGGAAGAACACTCCCCCTGTGGTAGTCAACCCAAGTGTTAGCCTTTCTGCGGGACAGGGGAAGGTTAAACTGAGATCTCCCCATAGAAGAGCATGGGTTCTTCATCCCTTACAGATGGGAGAGCACTCAAACTCCTTGCCTATAAGTTCAATAGTTCTAGCAGACCATCGATGTAGGTCTTGCACAGCCTCTGATGTGCTACACTGTTATCATACACCAGGGCAAAGCAGTTGCCTGTCTAGAGTAGCCGATGTCCTCTGAGGTGAGCAGTGCACATCGCTGATGTGCTGCCCCCTTGTCTGAGAGGACAAGGATTAAGAAATCAGGAAGGAAGTCCATCTGCTTGCCAAGACAGGCAGAAGAAATGGTCTTGGAAGACCATTGGTCTTGGAAGCAGCTGCCACATTGGGATGGGTCATTGCTAAAGCACCTCACTTCAATACCCTCAGGTGTCTCAAAGGTGGGGTCCAAAGCCCTCAAGGAATGGTGGCTCCTGGAGTCCCCACGGAAAAATATGTTGCTCATCAGCACCTTTGGCCTTGCTTCAGAAGCAGCTGGGGAAGAAACAGAGTCGAAAAGGCTACTTACCGGCCATTGGGTCCCAGGAAGCCTGTGGCATGGCATTCGTCAATGAAGACCAGGGCATCATACTTCTGGGCCAGCTGGCAGATCTCCCTCAGGGGTGCAATGTCACCATCCATAGAGAAGGCACCATCGGTGGCCACCAGCCGTAGACGATGCTTCTGTGGGAAGGAGAGTGGCATCCCCAGGGTGAAGATGTCACCCTGCAGAGAGGGGCTGGCAAAGGAGACTAGGACATAGtccagctcctgcagggaggggatgtATCTAACTGAGATTGGGGGTTGCGTTGCAACCAGCTGCTTCCCCACCTTGCCCATCCATGCCTACCTGTGTCTACCAGCAAAAACAATGCTTATGGCATAGAAAAAGACAGAGCTCGGCCTTTGGGTAGCTAACCAAGCCCCCTTGCATTGGGGTGGGAGCAGACCTCCATACCTGTGCATCCTGCAGCTTGGCCTCCAGGTCCTGCATGTCCATGTGCTTGTAGCGGTACTTGTTAGCCTTACACAGGCGTATCCCATCGATGATAGAGGCATGGTTCAGCTCATCCGACAACACCGCGTCCTCTGGGGTCAGCAGGGCCTGGCCGCACCAAACAGACAGGATCTTCCTTTGCTCTGGGGTACCAACTCACCCGATCATCTCAATCTTCCAACATCCAGTGCAGAGAACAAGGCTGCATTTGACTGCAGCTGCCATGTCTCTCCTGGCACCACtaaacttttcattttccttcccagCTACCTTATTCCCCAGTTTCCTTAGGCCACACTCTTGCCTGTATCTTCTGAGCTAAAaacctctctccccttccctagCAAGCCTGGAGGATTAACCCTTCCTCCTGCCTATGCTTCAGCGGGGAACACAGACCTCCCAGGAAAAGGAAGCCCTTCCCAAAACCTGGACCCAACTGGGGAAAAGGGAGGTGAGGGCTGATTAAACAGTTCTGCATTGCTCCCCAGGTTCAAGGGCATCAAGTCAGGGTTCTCCACCACCAGTGATAGCCATCttctctgcagcacagagctcaCACCAGAGCCTCTGGAAGGCACAGCAGGCACCTTGCCATCACCTCCCTCCTCCACCCATAACATAAGGAAAGCCCTGCGAACCTCAAAGATTCCAGCATTGGCATCAAAGCAGCTGGCATAGAGAATGGCGTCTTCGCGCTGGTGGAAACGTGCAATCTTCTCCTCCAGGTCCTTGTGTATGCTctaaagagaaaagaggagCGAGTGGTACCACTGGGGCAGCACAAGTTCTTGCTTGCCTGCTGCAGACGCTGCCTGAGAGAGGATCAAACAGCCAGGTTTTACTCAGAAAAGGTGCGTGGGTGTGTGAAGAAATTAGTTGTGCTCAGAAAGCGTTAGTGAACACGGCCCTAAAAGGGGATTATGAGTTTGGAAGCCCAAAGCGCAGCAGGAAGAGGGGAGCAGCTCCGAGTTCCCTCTGCACTTCACCAGCCGGGGCTCTGCAAGGGCTCCAGCAGGGATAaatggcactggaacaggctgcccagggaggtggttgaatcaccttccctggaggtgtttaaggcacgggtggatgaggtgctgaggggcatggtttagtgattgataggaatggttggactcgatgatccggtgggtctcttccaacctggttattctatgattctaagattctaaaTCAGGGTGTGTTTGACAGGGCCATTTCAAGTCAGGCTCGCTGCAATTTTGACCcttagcagggaaaaaaaagacaccgATTTTGTGTCTCGTTGCCCTCGGAGGAGCCGCGATGGTTGAAGTTGGCGGATTTTGGGTAGCAGGGACCCAGCCGGTGGATTTTTCCACCCGACCACGCGTCCCGAGGGCCGGCTGAGCAGAGCTCCCGGGAGAAGCGGCCCTGGAGCAGGGGATGCTGCCCCGGTACCTGAGTCCCGCAGATGAACCGAACGGAGCTGAGCCCCGCGCCGAActtctccagagcctccacCGCAGCCCGGATCACCTCGGGGTGGCTGGAGAGCCCCAGGTAGTTGTTGGCGCAGAAGTTGAGGATCCctgcggggagagagagaaggagaagcgCGGGTTTCGCACCGGGAGAAGAAGCCGAAgaggcgcccccccccccaccccgagccTCCGCGCAAGTACCGGCTCCTCCGTCCGCCAAGCGCAGGTGGGGCCCTTGTCGGGAGGCGATGATCCTCTCGCTCTTCCAGGTGCCGGCGCCTCGGATGTCCTGCAGCTCGCTCTCCAAGCGCCGCCGGAGCTGAGCGGCCGCCGCCCCCGAGGCGGAGCGGGGGGTCCCCGCGGCCCCGCTCGCCCCGCGCCACAGCGCCCGCGCCGCCCCCACGCGCCACAtcgcgccgcccgccccgccccgccccgccccgccggcaGGGGGCGGCACCGCGCGCCGCAGCCACGGGAACGGAGCCATTGGCCGCCGCGGGCACCGCCCCTCGCGGCGGGGAGAGGGCGGGGCTCAGGCTGACCCGCTGGCCGGACCGGGGTGGGTTGTGGACGGGCCGTAAgtgtcatagagtcatagaatcgtggaatcaccaggctggaaaagatccacaggatcatagagtccaaccgttcctatcagtcactaaaccatgtccctcagcacctcatccacccgtgccttaaacacctccagggaaggtgaatcaaccacctccctgggcagcctctgccagtgcccaatgaccctttctgggaagaattttttcctaatgtccagcctgaacctcccctggcgaggcttgaggccattgctgctcattctgtcccctgtcacttgggagaacaggccagcaccctcctctccacaacctccttccaggtagttgtagagagcaatgaggtctcccctcagcctcctcttctccaggctaaacaaccccagctctctcagccgttcctcataaggcctgttctccagccccctcaccagctttgttgctctcctccggactcgctccagagcctcaacatccttcttgtggtgaggggcccagaactgaacacaggattcgaggagcggtctcaccagtgcagagtacagagggagaacaacctccctggacctgctggtcacgacgtttctgatccaagccaagatgccattggccttcttggccacctgggcacactgtttgctcatgttcagccactgtcaaccaacacccccaggtccctctcctccaggcagctttccagccagacttctcctagtctgtagcactgcacagggttgttgtgccccaagtgcaggacccggcatttggccttgttaaacctcatcccattggtctcagcccagcggtccagcctgttcagatccctttgcagagcctccctaccctccatctgatccacacttccacccagcttagtattgtccgcagacttgctaagggtgcactcgatgccttcatccaggtcattgataaagacattcaacagggctggacccactactgagccctggggaaccccacttgtaactggcaaGTGTCTCATCGGAGCAGTGGGTGTGGCTTGTGGTTGTGGCCTCACGGGGCCACGCACTCCCTCGTGTCCCAGATGCACCTGGCTCTTGAAAGCGGTTTAGGTTCTTCAGCCCCGTTGACCtgtgaggctctggcccaggtgtCTTAGGAACCAGAGGCCAAAGGGATTAGGTGCCCCCGGGCCAAGGATTTCAGAACCCTGCACTACATGGTTTGGAGTCCTCAGTTGGCTAAAAAGCTCGGGCACTGTCTGCCCAAGTGATTTaggattatagaatcacagaatggtttgggttggaagggaccttagagatcatctagttccaaccccaccagttatggacagggacacctcccactgaccaggctgctcaaagccccatccaacctggccttgaacacctccagggatggggcagccacaacttctcagggcaacttgtgccagtgcctcacctccctcgtcatgaagaatttcttcataacgTTTAgactaaatcttcctccttccaatttaaagccattctcccttgtcctatcactccatgcccttgtaaaacatccctctccacctttcttgtagccccttcaggtactgaaaggtcgctataaagtctccctggagccttctccaggctgaacaacttcaactgtctcagcctgtcctcct
This genomic window from Phaenicophaeus curvirostris isolate KB17595 chromosome 1, BPBGC_Pcur_1.0, whole genome shotgun sequence contains:
- the GCAT gene encoding 2-amino-3-ketobutyrate coenzyme A ligase, mitochondrial yields the protein MWRVGAARALWRGASGAAGTPRSASGAAAAQLRRRLESELQDIRGAGTWKSERIIASRQGPHLRLADGGAGILNFCANNYLGLSSHPEVIRAAVEALEKFGAGLSSVRFICGTQSIHKDLEEKIARFHQREDAILYASCFDANAGIFEALLTPEDAVLSDELNHASIIDGIRLCKANKYRYKHMDMQDLEAKLQDAQKHRLRLVATDGAFSMDGDIAPLREICQLAQKYDALVFIDECHATGFLGPNGRGTDELLGVMDKVTIINSTLGKALGGAAGGYTTGPKPLIDLLRQRSRPYLFSNSLPPAVVGCASKALDLLMESNAIAQSMAAKTQRFRSKMTAAGFTISGKDHPICPVMLGDARLAAVMAEDMLSRGIYVIGFSYPVVPKGKARIRVQISAVHSDEDIDRCVEAFTEVGRKHGALP